A region from the Wansuia hejianensis genome encodes:
- a CDS encoding endosialidase, with amino-acid sequence MSVIKELLRTEEGGGISFGNYDLEKKTKLSDFEYQGDIYKVKTYSEITKLERNDTFVYESVPGTAVTGLKEFEGGMEFIVEGAEDAQITVGMEEDTEYKVILDGVNVGHITTNLGGKLSFSVELEKAEQVEVKICIVE; translated from the coding sequence ATGTCAGTGATCAAAGAATTACTCCGCACAGAAGAAGGCGGCGGTATCAGTTTCGGCAATTATGATCTGGAGAAGAAGACAAAATTATCCGACTTTGAGTATCAGGGAGATATATACAAAGTAAAAACATATAGTGAAATCACCAAGCTGGAGAGAAATGATACTTTTGTATACGAATCCGTGCCGGGCACAGCAGTGACCGGGCTGAAGGAGTTTGAAGGCGGTATGGAATTTATCGTAGAAGGCGCTGAAGATGCGCAGATTACCGTCGGCATGGAAGAAGATACGGAATATAAAGTGATTCTGGATGGGGTGAATGTGGGACACATCACGACGAACTTAGGCGGAAAGCTTTCATTCAGCGTAGAGCTGGAGAAGGCAGAGCAAGTGGAAGTAAAGATCTGTATTGTTGAATGA